One part of the Pseudoliparis swirei isolate HS2019 ecotype Mariana Trench chromosome 6, NWPU_hadal_v1, whole genome shotgun sequence genome encodes these proteins:
- the uri1 gene encoding unconventional prefoldin RPB5 interactor 1, producing MAEKGKIEHLGAVVRLREEHQKVVKDCESRILHWKKVSGDYEALNDRLKTLPDQLSYDIMVPFGPLAFMPGKLVHTNEVTALLGDNWFAKCSTKQAQKIVDHRMKYVKSELDDLSKTAKNFEARVGLVKELETISSNKGGYVDIREDSENTDIVVIKGNQRKAHKPNSKPKLDAVLHLKKEVEENGGESEDGGSGKDATTKEELWARLDELEKLEELQDEQDRISYNVDMNGEDTSSFSSEEEKEGDAAPPENGLGVKPSWTSVPHGKAPPSSDRKDDDEEEEGGGLPTIFFSHTTEPKKVRINTGKNTMLKFSERKEQKDLSKRKHKNGHNNGHSHHELHKITTPTDLYRLFVDVKNGEPVPRKSILKSRSRENSVCSDTSESSAADFEERRTTGRSFSHEDTTPSDTSDGIAEEESPTAVPLHPAGRFGAFSGTVVEKDPMPSAVPHLTIAAPALPTILERRQEEVAPDVAPPQQAPKKLSKFKAARLLRK from the exons GAAGAAGGTGTCGGGTGACTATGAGGCCCTCAATGACCGCCTCAAAACTCTTCCAGATCAGCTGTCTTATGACATTATG GTGCCCTTTGGCCCGTTGGCCTTCATGCCTGGGAAGCTGGTGCACACGAACGAGGTCACGGCGTTGCTCGGCGACAACTGGTTCGCCAAGTGCTCGACCAAGCAGGCTCAGAAAATTGTCGATCACAGGATGAAAT atgtgaagagtgAACTCGATGATCTTTCAAAGACGGCGAAAAACTTTGAAGCCAGAGTCGGGCTTGTGAAGGAATTGGAAACCATCTCATCT AATAAAGGGGGCTATGTTGACATTAGAGAAGACAGCGAAAACACTGACATTGTTGTCATTAAAG GAAATCAAAGAAAAGCTCACAAACCAAATTCTAAGCCCAAACTGGATGCCGTGTTGCATCTAAAAAAGGAGGTCGAGGAGAATGGAGGAGAGAGCGAAGATGGAGGAAGCGGGAAAGACGCCACAACTAAAGAGGAGTTGTGGGCGAGATTGGACGAACTCGAAAAACTGGAGGAGCTACAGGATGAGCAGGACCG AATATCTTATAACGTGGACATGAATGGGGAGGACACGTCGTCCTTTTCctcagaagaggagaaggagggagatgcTGCACCTCCTGAAAATGGACTCGGTGTGAAGCCGAGCTGGACCTCCGTGCCTCACGGCAAAGCGCCACCGAGCTCAGACAGAAAagacgacgacgaagaagaggaaggcGGCGGTTTGCCGACCATCTTTTTCTCGCACACAACTGAACCCAAGAAG GTGAGGATAAACACGGGGAAAAACACCATGTTGAAGTTCAGCGAAAGGAAAGAGCAGAAGGATCTCTCGAAGAGGAAACATAAGAACGGGCACAACAACGGGCACTCCCATCACGAACTTCACAAAATCACAACACCCACGGACCTTTACAG GTTGTTTGTTGACGTGAAGAACGGGGAACCCGTCCCCAGGAAGTCCATCCTGAAGTCCCGCAGCCGAGAGAACAGCGTGTGCAGCGACACGAGCGAGAGCAGCGCGGCGGACTTCGAGGAGCGCCGGACGACCGGACGCAGCTTCAGCCACGAGGACACCACGCCCAGCGACACCAGCGACGGCAtcgcggaggaggagagtcccACGGCGGTGCCACTGCACCCCGCCGGCCGGTTCGGG GCCTTCTCTGGCACAGTAGTCGAAAAGGACCCGATGCCTTCAGCTGTCCCCCACCTGACCATCGCTGCGCCCGCTCTGCCGaccatcctggagaggaggcaggaggaggtggcgCCGGACGTGGCCCCGCCCCAGCAAGCCCCGAAGAAGCTGTCAAAGTTCAAAGCTGCCAGGTTGCTGCGGAAGTGA